The Halobacterium sp. CBA1132 genome has a segment encoding these proteins:
- the trmY gene encoding tRNA (pseudouridine(54)-N(1))-methyltransferase TrmY has translation MRQFVVLGHHAPTDPDFSLDDLAGGAGRLDVLCRCVNAALFLSHDLRRDVQVHLVLADEVTVRIDGSDLRYMNPDERNIAGLLKQALEAKDRAIGHREAESTPGIHVSKRGFRTVLDDLDGTVVELHEDGDALAAVEPPEDPIFVLSDHEDFTDEEAVFLADRSDQRVRVGPEVLHADHTITVAHNYLDTDGFTHY, from the coding sequence ATGAGACAGTTCGTCGTTCTCGGCCACCACGCGCCGACCGACCCCGACTTCTCGTTGGACGACCTCGCGGGCGGCGCGGGGCGGCTGGACGTGCTCTGCCGCTGCGTCAACGCCGCGCTGTTCCTCTCGCACGACCTCCGGCGGGACGTTCAGGTCCACCTCGTGCTCGCTGACGAGGTGACCGTCCGCATCGACGGCAGCGACCTGCGGTACATGAACCCCGACGAGCGAAACATCGCCGGCCTGCTCAAGCAAGCGCTGGAGGCGAAAGACCGCGCCATCGGCCACCGCGAGGCCGAGTCGACGCCCGGCATCCACGTCTCCAAGCGCGGGTTCCGGACTGTGCTGGACGACCTCGACGGCACCGTCGTCGAACTCCACGAGGACGGCGACGCGCTCGCGGCCGTCGAACCCCCCGAGGACCCGATTTTCGTGCTCTCCGACCACGAGGACTTCACCGACGAGGAGGCCGTGTTCCTCGCGGACCGCAGCGACCAGCGCGTGCGCGTCGGCCCCGAAGTCCTGCACGCCGACCACACGATTACGGTCGCGCACAACTACCTCGACACCGACGGCTTCACCCACTACTGA